From the Manis javanica isolate MJ-LG chromosome 13, MJ_LKY, whole genome shotgun sequence genome, one window contains:
- the LOC118970081 gene encoding amine sulfotransferase-like isoform X2: protein MWAQQLLSLIYFEEHRKRLSNVETVGLVPFLEYSLERRNLEKIPSPRLFCSHIPYYLAPRGLKNKKAKIIYLYRNPKDVMCSFFHFSNVMRIFKPSANMEEFMELFLKGKVTGSLWYDHIKGWYEHKSHFNIQFIMYEDMIKDLRSSILKVCKFLGKELNKEDMDAVMSQAMFENMKSDPRANYENVLKKRPEIGGTDGHFLRKGTIGDWKNHMTVAQNERFDKIFQREMKDLPLKFIWDINEENPKLKPNILRTHIQKETFNDAL, encoded by the exons ATGTGGGCTCAGCAATTACTAAGCCTGATTTATTTTGAAGAGCATCGCAAAAGATTGTCAAATGTGGAGACAGTTGGTCTAGTGCCCTTTCTTGAATACAGTCTTGAACGAAGAAACTTAGAGAAAATACCATCTCCTCGACTGTTCTGTAGTCACATTCCGTACTACTTGGCTCCCAGAGGGCTGAAGAATAAAAAAGCCAAA attatttatttatacagGAACCCTAAAGATGTTATGtgctcattttttcatttttcaaacgTAATGAGAATATTCAAACCATCTGCCAATATGGAGGAATTTATGGAACTCTTTTTAAAAGGGAAAG TAACTGGAAGCCTTTGGTATGACCATATCAAAGGTTGGTATGAGCACAAAAGTCACTTCAATATTCAGTTCATAATGTATGAGGACATGATAAAG GATCTGAGAAGTTCTATTTTAAAAGTCTGTAAATTTCTGGGGAAAGAATTGAATAAAGAAGACATGGATGCTGTTATGAGTCAGGCCATGTTTGAAAACATGAAGTCTGACCCACGTGCAAATTATGAAAATGTGTTAAAGAAGCGACCTGAAATTGGAGGAACAGATGGCCATTTCCTTCGCAAAG GTACCATTGGAGACTGGAAAAACCACATGACTGTTGCCCAGAATGAAAGATTTGACAAGATTTTCCAAAGGGAGATGAAGGATTTACCCTTGAAGTTCATCTGGGATATAAATGAAGAGAATCCTAAACTCAAGCCAAATATTTTAAGAACACACATTCAGAAAGAAACATTTAATGATGCACTTTAA